A section of the Candidatus Krumholzibacteriia bacterium genome encodes:
- a CDS encoding MBL fold metallo-hydrolase, which produces MKYFLGLFVLIALVVALVLCQGSVPDVRDPVVRVFGGAGEVSGSLSIVDLGQTQIMVDCGAYYPHGSGTAEKRAERASKKNNIIPELASQCQYLIWTHAHLDHIGRTPLLVRKGFQGSILTTQGTATLASVMLDMQVRYDANRVRNWAWSTFGFRKRAPRVVIKPHWHPSCRYAQKISQRNLATRTSSLKELRGYLANLDGRKVVVSPCRMCSQMEVDAILSLVRTFPFERDIQLDSNTTLRFLRAGHIPGSASALIESVVEGPAKRILFSGDLGNEISLLAPGPSPAPEADAVFVEATYGNFTRDPDTIDQHEVFRSDVAETLRGGGVAWIPAFALDRTQKILYELTLAQEEGLISGQIPIFIPSPSAANITSLYQTNQTEGWFNDAVERNRNAFRPLGLKERLPKGPLKGPAIVISTSGMMDTAYSARIAPVLQDPSTTVFLVGYQDPGTPGGKLRSGSRSVFVGGKKFEVAADVKTYGCFSGHGDASEIDHWLSKQSTGTTVVLVHGEGSDLAERANGLMSLFNVVIAQPGEAISVE; this is translated from the coding sequence ATGAAATACTTTCTCGGGCTCTTTGTGCTGATAGCCTTGGTGGTAGCGCTTGTCTTGTGCCAGGGCAGTGTGCCCGATGTCCGTGATCCTGTTGTGCGGGTATTCGGTGGTGCCGGCGAGGTTTCAGGTTCATTGTCGATCGTAGACTTGGGGCAGACTCAGATCATGGTCGATTGTGGTGCATACTATCCTCACGGTAGCGGAACCGCAGAAAAGAGAGCCGAGCGAGCATCTAAAAAGAACAACATCATCCCAGAGTTGGCGAGTCAGTGCCAATACCTGATCTGGACTCACGCCCATCTCGATCACATTGGTCGCACTCCACTTCTCGTTCGGAAAGGATTTCAGGGTTCAATCCTGACAACGCAGGGTACTGCAACACTGGCCTCGGTGATGCTCGATATGCAAGTGCGGTACGATGCCAATAGGGTCCGCAATTGGGCGTGGTCCACCTTCGGTTTCAGAAAGAGGGCTCCCAGAGTTGTTATCAAGCCACACTGGCATCCAAGCTGCAGATATGCCCAGAAGATCTCTCAGCGAAATCTGGCAACGCGCACCAGTAGCCTGAAGGAACTCAGGGGGTATCTGGCCAACCTGGACGGTCGCAAGGTTGTGGTTTCTCCCTGCAGAATGTGCTCTCAAATGGAAGTCGATGCGATCTTGTCTCTGGTGCGAACTTTTCCATTCGAAAGAGACATCCAGTTAGACAGCAATACGACACTTCGGTTTCTGCGGGCCGGACACATTCCAGGCTCGGCAAGTGCCCTGATCGAGTCTGTAGTTGAAGGCCCTGCCAAACGGATTCTTTTTTCAGGGGATCTCGGGAACGAGATTTCCTTGCTGGCACCCGGCCCGAGCCCAGCGCCGGAGGCGGATGCGGTTTTCGTGGAAGCAACCTACGGCAACTTCACGCGCGATCCTGATACAATTGACCAGCACGAGGTATTCCGGTCAGATGTTGCGGAGACACTGCGCGGTGGTGGCGTAGCGTGGATCCCTGCCTTCGCCCTGGACAGAACACAGAAGATTCTCTATGAGCTTACATTGGCTCAGGAGGAAGGTTTGATTTCCGGGCAGATTCCCATCTTCATTCCATCGCCTTCGGCGGCGAACATCACAAGCCTCTATCAAACCAACCAAACGGAGGGCTGGTTTAACGATGCTGTTGAGCGCAACAGGAATGCATTTAGGCCATTAGGTCTAAAGGAACGGCTTCCCAAGGGCCCGTTGAAGGGACCCGCAATCGTGATCAGCACAAGCGGGATGATGGACACAGCCTATTCGGCGCGTATTGCCCCCGTTCTTCAAGACCCAAGCACGACGGTCTTTCTTGTTGGATATCAGGATCCTGGTACGCCAGGAGGAAAGTTGAGGAGTGGAAGCCGCAGTGTCTTTGTCGGTGGAAAGAAGTTTGAAGTTGCTGCAGACGTAAAGACCTATGGTTGCTTCTCAGGACATGGCGATGCATCCGAGATCGATCATTGGCTTTCCAAGCAAAGCACAGGTACTACTGTAGTTCTCGTCCATGGGGAAGGATCGGATTTGGCGGAGCGTGCCAATGGCTTGATGTCCCTGTTCAATGTGGTTATCGCACAACCTGGCGAGGCGATCTCGGTCGAGTGA
- a CDS encoding CotH kinase family protein yields the protein MKSGTPFLLVLLFATPALADYPQDSHPLFTEDAVHEIHLTFPQEGWWDSLTVNFEDHIDDPLFMSCEFDWEGVHYDSIGVRFKGNSSYWSYYGEKKSFKLDLNEYIDNQNIEGIEKLYLNNAFKDPSFTREKCFAELGASIGMPMIRANYAALYINGEYWGLYDLIEGVNNEFIESRFGFSEDGNLFKGDPHGDLQWRGPNESDYYDHYELKSNEEENDWSQLVDLVNVLDNIPQSEIPDSLPSRLDLGSALGMLALNILTVNLDSYSGSGHNFYFYDRDSDGRFVFIPWDANEAWGCFSMGMPISQLKNLGPLWLSYPGHSRPLGFKLYGEPEYRELFFGYLRSMMDGYANPDSLVARMEELRDLVRPWVYADTKMVYTTAHFENAMSVDLTGGPGGGIPGLEPFIRDRHDHLLGILGSASAPADLVLNELMADNATTLADEFGGYDDWLEITNRGDAALNLAGMSLTDDLYSPDAFVFPDTSLAPGEYLLVWCDDESVQGPLHADFKLSADGECVYLLSDGEIVDETGFDPLAEDLSWGRWPDASGDWMILGAATPGAENENPEEPEEILLYINEFVALNNTGIQDEMGSYEDWLEIYNPGVEAIELGGLYLTDDLLQTTMWAIPDTSIAAGGFLVIWCDNDESDGPLHTNFKLSGGGEEVGLFGRVAAGNDLIDSYVFGAQSADVSEGRESDGGEPWVFFSEPTPGASNGSTAAGDTPALFSLGFNYPNPFNPSTTIRYQLPHAGEASLRVFDLQGRLVRDLLDGFQEAGDHSLLWDGRDEKGRAVGSGIYFSRLRFEGSQQSRKMLLMK from the coding sequence ATGAAATCCGGAACCCCTTTTCTTCTGGTCCTGCTCTTTGCAACTCCCGCACTGGCCGACTATCCTCAGGACAGCCATCCACTTTTCACGGAAGACGCTGTACACGAGATCCATCTGACCTTCCCCCAGGAGGGCTGGTGGGATTCGCTTACCGTCAACTTTGAAGACCATATCGACGACCCGCTCTTTATGTCCTGCGAGTTTGACTGGGAGGGCGTCCACTACGACTCCATCGGCGTGCGCTTCAAGGGAAACAGCAGTTACTGGAGCTACTACGGCGAGAAGAAGTCCTTCAAGCTGGATCTCAACGAGTACATCGACAACCAGAACATCGAGGGCATTGAGAAGCTCTACCTGAACAATGCCTTCAAGGATCCTTCCTTTACTCGTGAAAAGTGCTTTGCGGAGTTGGGTGCTTCGATCGGCATGCCCATGATCCGGGCAAACTATGCGGCCCTCTACATCAATGGCGAGTACTGGGGTCTCTACGACCTCATTGAAGGCGTGAACAACGAGTTCATCGAAAGCCGCTTTGGTTTCAGCGAAGACGGGAACCTCTTCAAGGGAGACCCCCATGGAGATCTCCAGTGGCGCGGTCCCAACGAGAGTGACTACTACGACCACTACGAACTGAAATCCAATGAGGAAGAGAACGACTGGTCGCAACTGGTCGATCTGGTCAATGTCCTCGACAACATCCCCCAGTCAGAAATCCCCGATTCACTTCCCTCCCGCCTGGATCTGGGAAGCGCGCTCGGGATGCTGGCCCTGAACATCCTGACCGTCAACCTCGACAGCTATTCGGGAAGCGGGCACAACTTCTACTTCTATGATCGGGACAGCGACGGTCGCTTTGTCTTCATCCCCTGGGATGCCAACGAGGCCTGGGGCTGTTTCAGCATGGGTATGCCCATCTCCCAGCTCAAGAACCTCGGCCCTCTCTGGCTCAGTTATCCGGGGCACAGCCGTCCTCTGGGCTTCAAACTGTATGGGGAGCCGGAGTATCGGGAGCTTTTCTTCGGCTATCTTCGCTCGATGATGGACGGCTACGCCAACCCGGACAGTCTTGTTGCCCGCATGGAAGAACTGCGCGATCTCGTGCGTCCCTGGGTCTACGCCGACACGAAGATGGTCTACACGACCGCGCATTTTGAGAACGCCATGAGCGTGGATCTCACCGGAGGGCCGGGCGGAGGGATTCCCGGGCTGGAGCCTTTCATCCGGGATCGCCATGACCACCTGCTCGGCATTCTGGGAAGTGCCAGCGCTCCCGCTGACCTTGTGCTCAATGAGCTGATGGCCGACAACGCCACGACCCTGGCCGACGAGTTCGGGGGCTACGACGACTGGCTGGAAATCACGAACAGGGGAGATGCTGCCCTGAATCTGGCAGGGATGAGCCTGACGGACGATCTCTACAGCCCCGATGCCTTTGTCTTCCCCGACACCAGTCTTGCCCCCGGCGAGTACCTGCTTGTCTGGTGCGATGATGAAAGCGTACAGGGACCACTGCATGCGGACTTCAAGCTCTCCGCTGACGGCGAGTGCGTGTATCTCCTCTCAGACGGTGAGATTGTAGACGAAACCGGCTTCGATCCCCTGGCCGAAGACCTCAGTTGGGGACGCTGGCCCGACGCTAGCGGTGACTGGATGATTCTGGGAGCCGCTACGCCGGGCGCGGAGAACGAGAACCCCGAAGAGCCGGAAGAGATCCTGCTTTACATCAACGAGTTCGTCGCCCTCAACAACACTGGCATTCAGGACGAGATGGGTTCCTACGAAGACTGGCTGGAGATCTACAATCCGGGTGTGGAGGCTATCGAGCTGGGTGGTCTCTATCTGACGGACGACCTTTTGCAGACGACCATGTGGGCCATTCCGGATACCAGCATCGCCGCCGGGGGCTTTCTGGTCATCTGGTGCGACAACGATGAAAGCGACGGTCCCCTTCACACGAACTTCAAGCTCTCGGGTGGAGGCGAAGAGGTCGGCCTCTTCGGGCGTGTAGCCGCAGGCAATGACTTGATCGACAGCTATGTCTTCGGCGCACAATCGGCCGATGTCAGCGAGGGTCGTGAGAGCGACGGCGGCGAGCCATGGGTCTTCTTCAGCGAACCCACCCCGGGCGCAAGCAATGGGTCCACCGCCGCCGGAGACACTCCTGCCCTTTTCTCCCTGGGATTCAACTACCCGAACCCCTTCAATCCCTCGACCACGATCCGCTATCAGCTTCCGCATGCAGGCGAAGCAAGCCTGCGGGTCTTCGACTTGCAGGGAAGGCTTGTGAGGGATCTGCTCGACGGCTTCCAGGAAGCGGGAGACCACTCCCTCCTCTGGGACGGGCGGGATGAAAAGGGAAGGGCTGTGGGAAGCGGCATCTACTTCAGCCGTCTGCGCTTTGAGGGAAGTCAGCAGAGTCGGAAGATGCTGCTTATGAAATAG